One segment of Tachyglossus aculeatus isolate mTacAcu1 chromosome 16, mTacAcu1.pri, whole genome shotgun sequence DNA contains the following:
- the BCL9 gene encoding LOW QUALITY PROTEIN: B-cell CLL/lymphoma 9 protein (The sequence of the model RefSeq protein was modified relative to this genomic sequence to represent the inferred CDS: deleted 2 bases in 2 codons) produces MHPSTPKVRNSPSGNAQSSPKSKQEVMVRPPPVMSPSGNPQLESKFSSQGKPGGGPAGQVQPDPKPGTHTAKTLPGAGGGMGLKNGAGNGAKGKGKRPRGVSADSFDQRDGGTPGDDAEIKDCNSAEHGKTQDPPHPPHPLAPSNAATPRSSTPAHSQPAGAEPAAAQKTPAKVVYVFSTDMANKAAEAVLKGQSETIVSFHIQSVSNSKVERSGAPQNAPVAALRNEPKPLPQPPPPPPPPPPPPPPASASQDQNSNQNSKLQPPAPIPAPAGKPGGPPCPLDRDSPGAEGQPVPPAGSPSASPPLAPEGPGPGSTPNHRAGSPAPQGGGGGGGPAGAEPKGPPPAPVSAGDPPALGENPDGLSQEQLEHRERSLQTLRDIQRMLFPDEKEFAGGPPPAPGGGLDGPVKKADGPLQAMLAQSQSLGKGPGPRGEGAVPFGPQGPRDLAFSPEEMAPPPMGSQAGPLGPDQLDHMTPEQVAWLKLQQEFYEEKRRKQEQVVVQQCSLQEMMAHQHGPRGVGRGPPPPYQLGPGEGWGPGGPEPYPDPMGGAHPLPPRGLAPHANVAGGPLRLPAFAGMINSDLEGPGVPNPAVRPGLAGAPWADEVPKMGDGRPFPPGPGVLSGPGRGERFPVAQGLPPPEELFPQQLADKQLGLPPGLGLEVNRLLPPGAQRHLEPGGGGGGGGGGGAPLFARGGPLDGPLSPPRGDFSKGLPPPPPPPPGPGRELDFGVGPGPLKGEAGPPLVPQKMREAGVGPDEMLKLRPGLAELLPAQPKLVSLPFAEGPQHPDYGLASRPFLPGAGPGLRGPRDPLGPDQRTNSRLSHLPALPLSGPGGPGGPGPAGPPPGQRGGGGGGPGGALGRKPLDVSVAPGQVHSPGLNPLKSPTMRQVQSPMLGSPSGSLKSPQTPSQLAGMLAGPAATAAASIKSPPVLGSAAASPVHLKSPSLPAPSPGWASSPKPPLPSPGIPPNHKAPSLTMASPALLTNVEPGGPPPPPAGQPSSGTLPGSLPSSAPYAMPPEPTLSQNPLSIMMSRMSKFAMPSSTPLYHDAIKTVASSDDDSPPARSPNLPPMSNLSGMGLNPQNPRLPAPNPVVPLPTMSPMGLTQPLSHSTQVPSPGTMGPGLPPHGVPVGPGLMAHAPMMGPGAPESALGPPGRLGFAQGFPAVQSPPQPVPFPHNGPGGGAQGGFAGTMGFPGEGPLGRPGPLPQGSADPALCKAGGPAGGPEPFAVLGNSLPSVFADPDLQEVIRPGAAGIPEFDLSRIIPSEKPSQTLQYFPRGEGPGRKAPQGPGPGPGFSHVPGVLGEQAGPRMGLALPAMGGPGPVGTPDLPLGTAPSGPGHNPMRPPAFLQQGMMGPHHRLLAPAPSAMPGQPALMNNPAAAVGMIPGKDRPPPGLYSHPGPVGSPGMVMSVPPGMMGPQQNLMVPPQMRPRGLAADVGLGGFGQGTGHPGNMMF; encoded by the exons ATGCATCCCAGCACCCCCAAAGTGAGGAACTCCCCGTCAGGAAACGCCCAGAG CAGCCCCAAGTCCAAACAGGAGGTGATGGTCCGCCCCCCACCAGTGATGTCCCCGTCTGGAAACCCCCAGCTGGAGTCCAAGTTCTCCAGCCAGGGGAAGCCGGGGGGAGGCCCCGCCGGCCAGGTGCAACCCGACCCCAAGCCCGGGACCCACACGGCCAAGACCCtgcccggggcgggcgggggcatGGGGCTGAAGAACGGGGCCGGCAATGGGGCCAAGGGAAAGGGCAAGAGGCCACGAGGCGTCTCGGCCGACTCCTTCGACCAGAGAGACGGCGGGACTCCCGGCGATGACGCCGAAATCAAAG ATTGCAACTCTGCCGAGCATGGCAAGACCCAGGACCCACCACACCCGCCGCACCCCCTGGCGCCTTCCAACGCGGCGACCCCCAGGTCTTCCACCCCCGCCCACAGCCAGCCCGCCGGGGCCGAGCCGGCTGCTGCCCAGAAGACACCAGCAAAAGTGGTTTACGTGTTCTCTACCGACATGGCCAACAA GGCCGCAGAAGCCGTGCTGAAGGGCCAGTCGGAAACAATCGTGTCCTTCCACATCCAGAGCGTTTCGAACAGCAAGGTGGAGAGGAGCGGCGCCCCTCAG aacGCACCGGTGGCCGCCCTCCGGAACGAGCCAAAGCCTCtcccgcagccgccgccgccgccgccgccgccgccgcctcctcccccgCCGGCCTCGGCCTCCCAGGACCAGAACTCCAACCAGAATTCCAAGCTGCAGCCCCCCGCTCCCATCCCGGCCCCCGCCGGCAAGCCCGGCGGCCCCCCGTGCCCCCTGGACCGGGACAGCCCCGGGGCAGAGGGCCAACCGGTGCCTCCGGCGGGCAGCCCCTCCGCCTCCCCGCCGCTGGCGCCCGAGGGCCCGGGGCCGGGCTCCACGCCCAACCACCGAGCCGGGAGCCCCGCCCCccaggggggcggcggcggcggggggccggcCGGCGCCGAGCCCAAgggccccccgccggccccggtCTCGGCCGGGGACCCCCCGGCCCTGGGGGAGAACCCGGACGGGCTGTCCCAGGAGCAGCTGGAGCACCGAGAGCGCTCCCTGCAGACGCTGCGAGACATCCAGCGCATGCTGTTCCCGGACGAGAAGGAGTTCGCCGGggggcccccgccggcccccggggGGGGCCTCGACGGCCCCGTCAAGAAAGCCGACGGCCCCCTCCAGGCCATGCTGGCCCAGTCTCAGAGCCTGGGGAaggggcccgggccccggggggagggggcggtgccgTTCGGCCCCCAGGGCCCCCGAGACCTGGCCTTCTCCCCCGAGGAGATGGCCCCGCCGCCCATGGGCTCCCAGGCCGGGCCTCTGGGCCCCGACCAGCTGGACCACATGACCCCCGAGCAGGTGGCCTGGCTGAAGCTGCAGCAGGAGTTCTACGAGGAGAAGCGGAGGAAACAGGAGCAGGTGGTGGTTCAGCAGTGCTCGCTGCAAGAGATGATGGCTCACCAGCACGGGCCCCGGGGGGTGGGCCGCggccccccgccgccctaccAGCTGGGCCCCGGCGAGggctgggggcccggggggccggagCCCTACCCCGACCCCATGGGCGGGGCCCACCCCCTGCCGCCCCGGGGCCTGGCCCCCCACGCCAACGTGGCCGGGGGCCCGCTGCGCCTCCCGGCCTTCGCCGGCATGATCAACTCGGACCTGGAAGGCCCCGGCGTCCCCAACCCCGCCGTCCGGCCCGGCCTCGCCGGAGCCCCCTGGGCCGACGAGGTCCCCAAGATGGGCGACGGCCGGCCcttcccccccggccccggggtgCTGAGCGGCCCCGGCCGAGGGGAGCGTTTCCCCGTCGCCCAGGGCCTGCCCCCGCCCGAGGAGCTCTTCCCCCAGCAGCTGGCCGACAAACAGCTGGGCCTGCCCCCCGGGCTGGGCCTGGAGGTGAACCGGCTGCTCCCCCCCGGTGCCCAGCGCCACTTGGagcccggcgggggcgggggcgggggcgggggcggcggcgcccCGCTCTTCGCCCGG GGGGGGCCGCTCGACGGGCCCCTGAGCCCGCCCAGGGGCGACTTCTCCAAGGGgctccccccgccgccgccgccgcccccgggccccgggcgggAGCTCGACTTCGGAGTGGGCCCCGGGCCCCTGAAGGGGGAGGCCGGCCCCCCGCTCGTACCTCAGAAGATGCGGGAGGCCGGCGTGGGGCCCGACGAGATGCTCAAGCTACGGCCGGGCCTGGCCGAGCTGCTGCCGGCGCAGCCCAAGCTGGTGTCTCTGCCGTTCGCCGAGGGCCCCCAGCATCCGGACTACGGCCTGGCGAGCCGCCCCTTCCTCCCCGGCGCCGGCCCGGGGCTGCGCGGGCCCCGGGACCCGCTCGGCCCCGACCAAAGGACTAACAGCCGGCTCAGCCACCTGCCAGCACTACCTCTCAGCGGCCCCGGCGGCCCGGGcggcccgggcccggcggggCCGCCCCCCGGgcagcggggcgggggcggcggcggccccggcggGGCCCTGGGGCGCAAACCCCTGGATGTTTCGGTGGCCCCCGGCCAGGTGCACTCGCCGGGCCTCAACCCCCTCAAGTCGCCCACCATGCGCCAGGTGCAGTCGCCCATGCTGGGGTCCCCTTCCGGGAGCCTCAAGTCGCCCCAGACGCCGTCGCAGCTGGCGGGCATGCTGGCGGGCccggccgccaccgccgccgcctccaTCAAGTCCCCGCCCGTGCTGGGGTCTGCTGCTGCTTCGCCCGTGCACCTCAAGTCCCCGTCGCTCCCGGCCCCGTCGCCCGGCTGGGCCTCCTCCCCCAAGCCGCCGCTGCCGAGTCCCGGGATCCCCCCGAACCACAAAGCTCCCTCCCTCACCATGGCGTCCCCGGCCCTGCTGACCAACGTGGAGCCAG gtggccccccg cccccccccgccggccagCCCTCGAGCGGGACCCTCCCCGGGAGCCTGCCGTCCAGCGCCCCGTACGCCATGCCCCCGGAGCCCaccctctcccagaaccccctgtCCATCATGATGTCCCGGATGTCCAAGTTCGCCATGCCCAGCTCCACCCCGCTGTACCACGACGCCATCAAGACCGTGGCCAGCTCGGACGACGACTCCCCTCCGGCCCGCTCCCCGAACCTGCCGCCGATGAGTAACCTGTCCG GGATGGGCCTGAACCCCCAGAACCCCCGCCTTCCGGCGCCCAATCCCGTGGTccctctgcccaccatgagccccatgggcctgacccagcctctgtcccattCCACCCAGGTGCCCTCCCCGGGCACCATGGGGCCCGGCCTCCCCCCGCACGGCGTGCCGGTGGGGCCCGGCCTCATGGCCCACGCTCCCATGATGGGGCCCGGGGCCCCCGAGTCGGCCCTGGGCCCCCCCGGGCGGCTGGGCTTCGCGCAAGGCTTCCCCGCGGTCCAGTCCCCGCCCCAGCCGGTGCCGTTTCCCCACAACGGCCCCGGCGGAGGGGCCCAGGGGGGCTTCGCCGGCACCATGGGCTTCCCCGGGGAGGGGCCGCTCGgccgccccggccccctcccccagggctcCGCAGACCCAGCACTTTGCAAGGCCGGCGGGCCGGCGGGGGGGCCGGAGCCCTTCGCCGTCCTGGGCAACAGCCTGCCTTCGGTCTTCGCCGACCCGGACCTGCAGGAAGTGATCCGCCCCGGGGCCGCCGGCATCCCCGAGTTCGACCTGTCCCGGATCATCCCGTCGGAGAAGCCCAGCCAGACGCTGCAGTACTTCCCCCGCGGGGAAGGCCCCGGCCGCAAGGCGCCccagggccccggccccggccccggcttcTCCCACGTGCCGGGGGTGCTGGGGGAGCAGGCGGGGCCCCGGATGGGTCTGGCCCTGCCGGCCATGGGGGGTCCGGGCCCCGTGGGCACGCCAGACCTCCCCCTGGGGACTGCGCCCTCCGGGCCGGGCCACAATCCCATGAGGCCTCCAGCCTTCTTGCAGCAAGGCATGATGGGACCCCACCATCGCCTGCTGGCGCCGGCCCCGTCGGCCATGCCCGGCCAGCCCGCGCTGATGAACAACCCGGCGGCCGCGGTGGGCATGATCCCGGGCAAGGACCGGCCGCCCCCCGGGCTGTACAGCCACCCGGGCCCGGTGGGCTCCCCGGGCATGGTGATGTCCGTGCCGCCCGGCATGATGGGCCCCCAGCAGAACCTCATGGTGCCGCCCCAGATGCGGCCCCGCGGGCTGGCCGCCGACGTCGGGCTGGGGGGCTTCGGCCAGGGCACGGGCCACCCGGGGAACATGATGTTCTGA